The DNA sequence GCCTCGTTGGCGCGGAGGGTAGCCTCGAGCTGCTCGACCTGGGCTTTCTGTTGATCGACCGTCTGGCGTGCGATCGCCTCGTCACGGACGAGGTTGCCATACCGCTCGAGATCGATTCGCGCCGCCTGGAGCTGCGCTTCGTTGCGGGCCTTCTCCGCGCGTGCCTGCTCGACCTCGGCCACGATGGCCCGGTCATCGATGCGGGCCAGCAGGTCACCCTTGTTGACGTGCTGGCCCTCCTTGAAGGCGACCTCGGTGAGGAGGCCGTCTACCTGGGCGCGGATGACAACGCTGTGAAGCGACTGAACGGTGCCGATACCGCGGAGGAGGTGCGGGATGTCCCTGCGGGCGACCTGCTCGACGACCACGGGGACCGGCGATGGCCCCGCCGCGGCGGGTGGCTTCGTGGAACGGGAGAGCCACCACCCGCCTGCGCCGATGGCCAGGACTGCTACGGCGAGAAAAGGGAGCTTCCTGGCCCATACGCCACGGGACGGTTCTTCATTGGGAGCCATGCCCCAGTAGTCCTAGTGAACCGAGCGGGCACGAAGCTGACGCGAAGATGACAAGAATGTCAGCTACGTGCGGGACCGCCTGCGCACCCGGATTTACTGGCGGACGACGCGCTTGAGCCTGAAGGGCGAGGGGGCCTCGCTCATCGTGTAATAGCTCGTGCCGGTGGAGTCGTACTCAATGGCTTCGCCCTGGCCTTCCACGGTGTCCGTCAGGGATACGGGAGTGGCGGCGAAGGCGGTCTCGAAAGCCGCGCCCGAGGCAGCGCGGAACTCATACACCTTGCGGTAGGTGCGCAGCAGGAAGCGGTTGGCACACGGGTGGATGTTGCCCGAGGTGGCCGCGCCGTAGTTGGTGTCCGTGGTGGTGGGCAGTTGCAGGTTGGACACGAAGACGAGCGTGGACAGGGTGCCCGGCGTCGGCAGCGGCTGCGGGAACTTGTAGACCTTGCTCGCGCCCGAGTAGGACTTGGTGATGATGTAGATGTCGCCCGTGTTGGGGTGGACCATGATGGTCTCCGCGTCCTTGGGCGTGTCCGGGTACTGGAACGGGAAGGCCTCGGCCGTGAGGTTGCCGCTCGTCTGGCCCGCGCCGATGTTGGGCTCTGGGATGCGATAGACGGCGAAGGTGGACGGCGGCGTGGGGAAGTTGGCGCTCGAGCGGCCGATGTCCCCCATGTAGATGCACTGGCCCGAGGGACACGGCCCGGTGGCGACGTCCTCCCAGTCCGCGGGCGTCACATTGGACACGTTGAAGGTGCCCAGGGTGCTCGCATCGGTGGTGCTGATGGCGACGATGGCGGTGGTGTCCTCGTTGTGTACGTAGAGGGCGCCGGGGGTGAGGCGGCTGGTCGCGAGGCCCGAGGGCTCTACGATGGCCGTGGACGTCACGGTGCCCTGGGTGGTGTACGTGGTGGCGAACGTGTCGCCCACGGAGCAGGAGGAGGACGCGTTCGCCGCTCGGAGCGCGACGACCTGGGCGATGTTCGTGTTCGGGTAGGGTGAGCTGCCGTTGAATGCGGCCTGGGCACCCGCGGCGCCCAGTTCCTTGTAGGCCACATCGAAGAGCAGGCCGGTATTCTGGGACACGAGGCAGGTGTCGAGCGGCTCGGTGAAGCCTGTGGGCGGGACGATGGGGCTCACCGGGCAGGCCGTGCCGGCCCAGACCTGCGAGCCGAACCACACCGCGACGCCGTTGGCCGTGCTCGTGGTGAGGGCGGGCGTGTCGAAGCTGGCGACATTGCCGTTCTTCTGGCCGCTGTGCGTGTCGATGGGGTTGGTCGGGTCCGCGCCGGAGAAGGCCGAGATGCTGCCGGCCAGGTTGCTGGCGAAATCGAGCGTGAACGTGTAGCTGCCAGGCTCGGACGCGGTCGCGACCTTGTAGAAGACCCACGCCTTGATCTGCGAGGCGCTCTGGTCCGAGCGCAGCAGCGTCCAGCCCGTGGGCGGTGTCGCCACCGCGGTCGCGTTGTTACGGTTGATGATGCGCGCCAGGAGCACGTCTCCCGCCGTCGTGCCGGCGGGCTGCGTGATGGCCAGCGAGGCGTTGCCACTCACCGCCGCCGTCGCCGTGGAGCTGCTCCGGTACGTCACCGTGGACAGGGCTTGTTGCGTGGCGCGGA is a window from the Hyalangium ruber genome containing:
- a CDS encoding cell wall anchor protein; amino-acid sequence: MKLFHQKLSRMVCAVSLFALVGCGSLEQDGSPVEVRATQQALSTVTYRSSSTATAAVSGNASLAITQPAGTTAGDVLLARIINRNNATAVATPPTGWTLLRSDQSASQIKAWVFYKVATASEPGSYTFTLDFASNLAGSISAFSGADPTNPIDTHSGQKNGNVASFDTPALTTSTANGVAVWFGSQVWAGTACPVSPIVPPTGFTEPLDTCLVSQNTGLLFDVAYKELGAAGAQAAFNGSSPYPNTNIAQVVALRAANASSSCSVGDTFATTYTTQGTVTSTAIVEPSGLATSRLTPGALYVHNEDTTAIVAISTTDASTLGTFNVSNVTPADWEDVATGPCPSGQCIYMGDIGRSSANFPTPPSTFAVYRIPEPNIGAGQTSGNLTAEAFPFQYPDTPKDAETIMVHPNTGDIYIITKSYSGASKVYKFPQPLPTPGTLSTLVFVSNLQLPTTTDTNYGAATSGNIHPCANRFLLRTYRKVYEFRAASGAAFETAFAATPVSLTDTVEGQGEAIEYDSTGTSYYTMSEAPSPFRLKRVVRQ